A window from Actimicrobium sp. CCC2.4 encodes these proteins:
- a CDS encoding NADH-quinone oxidoreductase subunit J, with product MEFKTALFYAFSAILVMAALKVITDRNPVHSALFLVLAFFSAAAIWLLLQAEFLAIVLVLVYVGAVMVLFLFVVMMLDINVDKMREGFWGYLPFAAFIGVLIVLEMSAVLLQAFWAPDAQVPSAASTIGTTKELGKLIYTEYVYAFEIAAAILLLAIVSAVALTLRKRKDSKYFDPAEAVKVKASDRVRIVKMKSESTRIVADGNADAAPSTPAAPAAEQK from the coding sequence ATGGAATTTAAAACTGCCCTGTTCTACGCGTTCTCGGCCATCCTCGTGATGGCTGCACTTAAAGTCATTACCGACCGCAATCCAGTCCACTCCGCACTGTTCCTGGTGCTGGCCTTCTTCTCTGCAGCGGCGATCTGGCTGCTGCTGCAAGCCGAATTTCTCGCCATCGTTCTGGTACTGGTGTACGTCGGTGCAGTGATGGTGCTGTTCCTGTTCGTCGTGATGATGCTCGATATCAATGTCGACAAAATGCGGGAAGGGTTCTGGGGCTATCTACCCTTTGCGGCATTCATTGGCGTACTGATCGTGCTCGAGATGTCAGCCGTCCTGTTGCAGGCATTCTGGGCCCCTGATGCACAAGTGCCGTCAGCCGCATCCACGATAGGCACCACCAAAGAACTGGGCAAACTGATCTACACCGAATACGTGTACGCATTTGAAATCGCCGCCGCCATCCTGTTGCTGGCCATCGTCTCGGCGGTCGCGCTGACACTGCGGAAGCGCAAGGATAGCAAGTATTTTGATCCGGCAGAAGCCGTCAAGGTCAAGGCCAGCGACCGCGTACGCATCGTCAAAATGAAATCCGAATCGACGCGCATCGTTGCTGATGGCAATGCTGATGCTGCTCCCTCCACACCCGCTGCCCCGGCAGCAGAACAAAAATAA
- the nuoK gene encoding NADH-quinone oxidoreductase subunit NuoK — protein MTVTLAHYLILGAILFSISIVGIFLNRKNIIILLMAIELMLLAVNTNFIAFSHYLGDAAGQIFVFFILTVAAAEAAIGLAILVVMFRNLDTINVEDLDSLKG, from the coding sequence GTGACCGTTACTCTCGCTCATTACCTGATCCTTGGCGCGATCCTGTTTTCGATTTCCATCGTCGGCATTTTTCTGAACCGCAAGAACATCATCATTTTGCTGATGGCCATTGAACTGATGCTGCTGGCAGTCAATACCAACTTCATCGCGTTCTCGCATTACCTCGGTGATGCGGCCGGACAGATCTTCGTCTTCTTCATCCTGACCGTGGCCGCTGCAGAAGCCGCGATCGGACTGGCTATCCTCGTGGTGATGTTCCGTAACCTCGACACCATCAATGTCGAAGACCTCGATAGCCTGAAGGGGTAA
- the nuoL gene encoding NADH-quinone oxidoreductase subunit L, which yields MAGQLNSTLLLAVPLAPLIGSAIAGLFGTRFFGNVIGRKVSHTVTILGVFIALLISIQTLLAVLDGASFNETLYTWLTVGSMKMEIGFMIDSLTAMMMCVVTFVSLMVHIYSVGYMREDEGYNRFFSYISLFTFSMLMLVMSNNFLQLFFGWEAVGLVSYLLIGFYYTKPTAIAANMKAFLVNRVGDFGFILGIGLLMAYAGSMNYQEVFAQKEALATLTLPGTSWLLITTACICLFIGAMGKSAQFPLHVWLPDSMEGPTPISALIHAATMVTAGIFMVARMSPLFELSDAALSFILVIGAITALFMGFLGMIQNDIKRVVAYSTLSQLGYMTVALGCSAYSVAVFHLMTHAFFKALLFLGAGSVIVGMHHDQDIRNMGGLRKYMPITWITSLVGSLALIGTPLFSGFYSKDSIIEAVAATNLTGSGFAYFAVLVSVFVTAFYSFRMYFLVFHGKERFGKPQHGHDDHHHAKDDAHGHDEHHGLAPGQKPHESPWVITLPLVLLAIPSAVIGFIAIEPMLFGDFFKGVIFVNEAHHAMEELREEFHGPLQMAIHGLTAAPFWLALAGVVTAWYFYLVNDKVPAMIKRNFGPVYALLENKYYLDKINQVVFADGARMIGSGFSRFGDRALIDGFAVNGSAKVIGWLSTIVRKLQSGYIYHYAFVMILGVLGFMMVFLPFPRFPFNQ from the coding sequence ATGGCAGGCCAACTGAATTCCACTCTTTTGCTCGCGGTGCCCTTGGCGCCGCTAATCGGCTCAGCCATTGCTGGCCTGTTCGGTACGCGTTTTTTTGGCAATGTGATCGGCCGCAAGGTCTCTCACACGGTGACGATACTGGGCGTGTTTATCGCGCTGCTGATTTCGATACAGACACTGCTGGCAGTGCTCGACGGCGCAAGCTTCAACGAGACGCTCTACACCTGGCTGACTGTCGGCAGCATGAAGATGGAAATTGGTTTCATGATCGACAGCCTGACCGCGATGATGATGTGCGTGGTCACCTTCGTATCGTTGATGGTGCATATTTATTCGGTCGGCTACATGCGCGAAGACGAAGGCTATAACCGCTTCTTCTCGTACATCTCGTTGTTCACGTTCTCGATGTTGATGCTGGTCATGAGCAACAACTTCTTGCAACTGTTCTTTGGTTGGGAAGCGGTCGGCCTGGTGTCGTATCTGCTGATTGGTTTCTACTACACGAAGCCGACCGCGATCGCCGCCAACATGAAGGCCTTCCTGGTCAACCGCGTCGGCGATTTTGGTTTCATTCTCGGCATTGGCTTGCTGATGGCGTATGCCGGTTCGATGAACTACCAGGAAGTCTTTGCACAAAAAGAAGCACTGGCGACATTGACCTTGCCCGGCACCAGCTGGCTGCTGATCACCACTGCCTGCATCTGCCTGTTCATCGGCGCGATGGGCAAGTCGGCGCAGTTCCCGCTGCATGTGTGGCTGCCTGATTCGATGGAAGGCCCGACGCCGATCTCGGCACTGATCCATGCCGCGACGATGGTTACCGCCGGTATTTTCATGGTGGCGCGGATGTCGCCGCTGTTCGAGTTGTCCGATGCGGCGCTGTCATTCATTCTTGTGATCGGTGCGATCACCGCACTGTTCATGGGTTTCCTGGGCATGATCCAGAACGATATCAAGCGGGTAGTCGCCTATTCGACGCTGTCGCAGCTCGGTTACATGACGGTGGCGCTGGGTTGTTCCGCTTACTCGGTTGCCGTGTTCCATTTGATGACGCACGCGTTCTTCAAGGCGCTGCTGTTCCTCGGTGCCGGTTCGGTCATCGTCGGTATGCATCATGACCAGGACATCCGCAACATGGGCGGCTTGCGCAAGTACATGCCGATCACCTGGATCACGTCGCTGGTCGGTTCGCTGGCGCTGATCGGGACACCGCTGTTCTCCGGTTTCTATTCGAAAGACAGCATCATCGAGGCGGTCGCTGCGACCAACCTGACCGGCTCCGGTTTTGCGTATTTTGCGGTACTGGTCAGTGTCTTCGTGACGGCGTTCTATTCGTTCCGGATGTACTTCCTGGTCTTTCATGGCAAGGAACGCTTCGGCAAACCGCAGCATGGGCACGACGATCATCACCATGCCAAGGATGACGCACACGGTCACGACGAACACCACGGTCTTGCGCCCGGCCAGAAGCCGCACGAGTCGCCATGGGTCATCACGCTGCCACTGGTGCTGCTGGCGATTCCTTCGGCGGTCATCGGCTTTATCGCCATCGAGCCGATGCTGTTCGGTGACTTCTTCAAGGGCGTGATCTTCGTCAATGAAGCCCACCATGCGATGGAAGAGCTGCGCGAGGAATTCCACGGTCCGCTGCAAATGGCGATTCACGGCCTGACAGCGGCACCGTTCTGGCTGGCACTGGCCGGCGTGGTGACTGCCTGGTACTTCTACCTCGTCAACGATAAAGTGCCGGCCATGATCAAGCGCAACTTCGGCCCCGTGTATGCACTGCTCGAGAACAAGTACTACCTCGACAAGATCAATCAGGTGGTGTTCGCCGATGGCGCACGGATGATCGGTTCCGGCTTCTCGCGCTTTGGTGACCGTGCGCTGATCGATGGCTTTGCGGTCAATGGCAGCGCAAAGGTGATCGGCTGGTTGTCGACCATCGTGCGCAAGCTGCAGTCCGGCTACATCTATCATTACGCCTTTGTGATGATTCTTGGCGTGCTGGGTTTCATGATGGTGTTCCTGCCATTCCCACGGTTTCCGTTTAACCAATAA
- a CDS encoding NADH-quinone oxidoreductase subunit M → MIQSTFSASFSLLSLAIWCPIAFGVLILAFGRDDNPGLVRIAALIGSVVSFLVTLPLIQRFDNAAHGMQFAEKMPWIERFNIQYFVGIDGISLWLVVLTSFITIIVVVSAWEVIQKKVAQYMGAFLILSGLMVGVFCALDGMLFYVFFEATLIPMFIIIGVWGGGNRVYAAIKFFLYTFFGSLLMLVALLYLYFASGGSFDITYWHDLPLPLNVQIPLFLAFLMAFAVKVPMWPVHTWLPDAHVEAPTGGSVVLAAVMLKLGAYGFLRFSLPITPDASHYLAPMMITLSLIAVIYIGLVALVQTDMKKLVAYSSIAHMGFVTLGFFAFNDMAVQGGIVQMVSHGFVSAAMFLCIGVLYDRMHTRAIADYGGVVNTMPKFAAFFVLFSLANCGLPATSGFVGEFMVILGAIKFNFWIGLLAGTALIFGAAYSLWLVKRVIFGAVANPQVAKLKDLSVREFGMLGVLAIAVIVMGVYPAPITDAMQTSVADLLQHVSISKAN, encoded by the coding sequence ATGATTCAGTCCACTTTCTCCGCTTCATTTTCTTTACTTAGTCTGGCTATCTGGTGCCCGATTGCCTTTGGTGTACTGATCCTGGCCTTTGGCCGCGATGATAATCCCGGCCTGGTACGTATTGCCGCACTGATCGGTTCCGTCGTCAGTTTTCTGGTCACGCTGCCGCTGATACAGCGCTTCGACAATGCCGCTCACGGCATGCAGTTCGCCGAAAAAATGCCGTGGATCGAGCGCTTCAATATTCAGTACTTTGTTGGCATCGACGGCATTTCGCTGTGGCTGGTGGTGCTGACTTCGTTCATCACGATCATCGTCGTCGTCTCGGCGTGGGAAGTGATCCAGAAAAAAGTCGCGCAGTACATGGGCGCATTTCTGATCCTGTCGGGCTTGATGGTCGGCGTGTTTTGCGCGCTCGATGGCATGCTGTTCTACGTTTTCTTCGAGGCCACGCTGATTCCGATGTTCATCATCATCGGTGTCTGGGGTGGCGGTAATCGCGTCTATGCCGCGATAAAATTCTTTCTGTATACCTTCTTCGGTTCGCTGCTGATGCTGGTGGCGCTGCTGTATCTGTACTTCGCGTCGGGCGGTTCGTTTGACATTACGTATTGGCATGACTTGCCACTGCCGCTGAATGTGCAGATCCCGTTGTTCCTGGCTTTCCTGATGGCGTTTGCCGTCAAGGTGCCGATGTGGCCGGTGCATACGTGGCTGCCGGATGCCCACGTCGAAGCGCCAACCGGCGGGTCGGTCGTCCTGGCGGCAGTCATGCTTAAGCTGGGTGCCTACGGCTTCCTGCGTTTTTCGCTGCCGATCACGCCGGACGCCAGCCATTACCTGGCACCAATGATGATCACGCTGTCGCTGATTGCCGTCATCTACATCGGCCTGGTCGCATTGGTCCAGACCGATATGAAAAAGCTGGTTGCGTATTCGTCGATCGCACACATGGGCTTCGTCACGCTGGGCTTCTTTGCTTTCAATGACATGGCGGTGCAGGGCGGTATCGTGCAAATGGTGTCGCATGGCTTTGTGTCGGCGGCGATGTTCCTGTGTATCGGCGTGCTGTACGACCGCATGCATACCCGTGCCATCGCCGACTACGGCGGCGTCGTCAACACGATGCCGAAATTTGCGGCGTTCTTCGTACTGTTCTCGCTGGCCAATTGCGGCTTGCCGGCAACCTCCGGTTTCGTTGGTGAATTCATGGTGATCCTTGGCGCGATCAAGTTCAATTTCTGGATTGGTTTGCTGGCAGGAACGGCGCTGATTTTCGGCGCAGCGTATTCGCTGTGGCTGGTCAAGCGCGTCATCTTCGGTGCGGTGGCCAACCCGCAGGTGGCCAAGCTGAAAGACCTGAGCGTGCGCGAGTTCGGCATGCTTGGCGTGCTGGCCATCGCCGTGATCGTCATGGGTGTGTACCCGGCACCAATTACCGATGCGATGCAGACTTCCGTGGCCGACCTGCTGCAACATGTTTCTATTTCCAAAGCCAACTGA